A window of Canis lupus baileyi chromosome 3, mCanLup2.hap1, whole genome shotgun sequence genomic DNA:
TGATCAAGTTTAGAACATTCCCATCACCCTGAAGGAACCCTGTACCCACCGGCAGTGATCCAcatctctccccagcccctggcaaccaccaatctacctTCCGTCTCCGtggatttgtctgttctggacatttcacaaaGATGGAGGCAGACAGTGTGACTGGCTGCTCTCGCTTAGCACACTTTCGAGGCTCAGCGCCTTGCAGTGCTGAAGGGCACTTGTAGTGTGTGTCCTTTGCTCTTCCTTTGGGCAAATCATCTTCCATTGCATGGATGTCCTGCACCTGTTGGTGTATTCttcaactgatggacatttggatcgTTTCCCTTTTGGGGCCGCTATGAATAACGCTGCCAGGAACATTTGTGTTCACCTGTTTGCGTGAACAAGTTTTGGTTTCTCTTGGGTACACACCTGtgtgtggaattgctgggtcgtacGGTTACTCTGTTGAACTTTGTGAGGCTTTCCAAAGCGAATGCATCATCATACAATCCTGCCAGCAACACGAGAGGGTCCCAATCTTccccttgccaacactttttaCTACTTGTCTTATTGATTTTAACCATCCTTGTGAATGAGAAGCTGTATCTCATTGTAGCTtcgatttgcattttcctgatggggTACCAGTGCTTTGATTTTGCTCCCTAAATGGTCCTCAGAGCTGGTACTTCTGCCCCTGGCTCAGCCATGCCCCACCTGAGCCCCTCTTCCCTGACACTTCTGACACCTCTTTTAaaccatttctgggttttttttctttgtagagcTCACTACAGTTATAGTTAAACTATTAAAAtactatgtctttttaaaaatatccacctTCCCCATTGGACCATGATGTTGAGGGCAGCTGATCTGCTCATCAGACTGTAGCGTGGTGTCTGGAATATAGTCAGCTGCCAACCactatttgtttaatgaatgaaggCGTTTGGACCAGCGTGGTCAGTGAGAACCTACCCAGAATGTCTTTGCTGTTTCGACAGAGGGTAACCCCTGACTCCTACAGGTCCATAGACCCTATGCCTGCATGTGCCTATGGCACATTCTTGAATTCAAGGAGGAAGACAAAAAGCATAGAAGTTAAATTGTGCGCCCTATGCTTAGGGACTCTACAGCCCGAGTTCTTTCTGATAATGTTTCCTGGGATCTCATAAAAGCTGTCAGGTTGCTGGCTGTCCAGGACGCCTGGCAGCCTCCCGCATTCTGGGGCACCAGCCAGCTCCCCAGCAGAGCTTTGCTAAGGACTTCAAACCATAGGACCCATCAAAGTAGAAAGTGGTCAGGAGTTGCGGTTGGAGGCATGAGTGAAGCCTGTTGTGTTTCTAGTTAATCATTTACCTAGAAAAGAATTAGAAGAGGAAAACTTTAtcacttttctccttccttcccccttccttccttccttccttccttccttccttccttccttccttccttccttccttccttccttccacgaAATCAAGCAATAGAACAGCCACAGGGgagggactttgttttgttctccgctgtatccccagcacttagaacaatgcctggctcGCATTTGAGTGACTGCCCAGAGCACTTCAGGTGGGAGGTGAGCTAGTTCAGCCCCGTCCTGCatctggggtggggtgtgtgtgtgcatgtgcctgttTATGCACCTGCCTTTAGGGGATGGTGGAGGTTGAGGAGAGGCTGGAAACTGGAGCCCACAGCTCTTATCTCCCTTATCAGAAATTTCCTGCTGAATTaaccatttgttcattcatttggtggagggaggggaagggcgaGGTTTCATTTATGGGGGCTCCTTGCAGGTtttgctcctgctcctgctgtaTGGAGCACCAGCTCGTGCTCTCCAGGGCACCAGGACAAGGCAGGGATGGCTACAGGttctctccctgccctgctcttcACTTAACTCGCTGCAGAGGCACTGCCGGGAGGAAGACCTGAGCGCCTCGGCTGCCATGGGGGGCATGTGTCCCCTGGATGGGGCCTCCATGGGAGCACATGGATGAAGGTGCTCAGGGGAGGCTTCTGAGAGCTGCGTCCAGGCCCTGGTCTGTGGATTCACCTCCATAGCTCTACAGTTTCATAATTCAACCTTGTAACAGCTCTGAGGGAGTGTGATGACCTTCCTTTTGAAGATAAGGAAACTGGAGATTCTTGCAATTAAGCTAGCAAGCGGCAATGGGCAAACATATTATAGAATCCATAGATTCTAAGAGAAgctttttccacttttttctccagcttttcaTGATCTTGCTAATGACTTCCTCTTGCCATTAAATAAGTATTCATTTTCCTCATGTATCAAAGGGGGATATGATCACAGAACACCGGTGTTTGAGTCCCCAGAAACCtggatttatatattttctctctgtgtgcctgttCCATCAAAAGTCCAGAGGCTAAAGAAAGTTAATCAGTGGCCCtcaagaaacaattaaaattgttcacattttcttctttttgatttttaggGGAGTTTGTGTTTAAGGCAGGACTTGAGTGCATTTGCTACTGTCAGCACATACAGCCCCGTGGTAGGAATGTTATGGAAGCATTTCAGACATGAGGTAGAGTGTTGGCGTAGGTGAGCCTTCGGTGTATTTCTGACCCGGCGGTTCTCAGGGGCAATTGCCTCCCCCCAGCCCGGAGGACatttagcaatgtctggagactCTGGGTTGTCACAGGTAGGGGACAGGTGGCCCTATAGTGCCTACAGGACAGCTCCCCAgagcaaagaattatctggccctaAGTGCTACGGTTCAGGGAACCTACCAGGTTAGGTGGGTAGAGGTAGGCTTCAAGATAGGGAGCAGTCGAAAGACTACGGATCTTCAGATTCTCTGGCATCCTTCTATGTGACATCGGAGTAAATCAGGAGTTCCCTTGAACCCCAGCGCCTcctatgacctgagccaggatTTCTCCTCCTCCCGCAGAGGCTGACACTTGTACTTTCACTGGCGACGCTGATAGCGGCCTTTGGGTCATCCTTCCAGTATGGGTACAACGTGGCTGCCGTTAACTCCCCTGCCGAGGTAGGTCCCTGGGGTGAGTGAGACACAGCCACCCACAAACGAGGAGGGGGGCTTGGAGCTCCCTGGGCCTGGGCATGTCCACAAGGGTGGCAATAGGTGCACACCCGGGCACACAGTGTGTCCTCAGGTAACAGGAGAGGGAAATACCCATGAGACACACAGCACAAGCCCAGGAGAGTGACTGGTGGGCACAGGACCACGGGGATGGGCCCAGTGCCCCCGGCCTCAGCTTCTCCTGGAGAGCCAGGCCTGGTTGTGCATGCTGGGGCTGGCCTCGGGATTACGGGTGGGGGCTCTGGTCTTCTGCAGCCTTGCACTGTCCCGAGGATTCTGGAGGATCAGGGCTCATGCAAAGGACCAGAGGACTGGAATTCAGAACTTGGGGGGAAGTGTGCTTATCAGAGGCCTGGCAGCTCCCTGTGCTGGTGCCCGGGCTAATTGCTGTTCATACAACTTCatcctttttccctttcactttaCTAGTGCCCAGGCCATCTGTCAGTTGGCCCACCAGCTTACGGGATTCTTTTTGCAAAACCAGGTCAAGTTATTGTGGCACTCTCTTCTTCTTTGTTCTCCAGCTCATGAAAGCATTTTATAATGAGACCTATTTTGAACGTAACAATAACTACATAAATGAGTTTTCCTTGACCTTGCTGTGGTCTGTCTCCGTGTCCATGTTCCCCTTTGGAGGTTTCATCGGATCCCTCATGGTCGGCCCCTTGGTGAATAAACTTGGCAGGTAAGGCGATGTGAATTCCCAGCTCCTGAAGCTCCTAGATCCCAACCATTTAAAACCGAGAGCCAAAACTgaaatggtttttttttgtttgtttgtaaaacTAGGTAATAACTGCTCtgatgatttctgttttcttttcttttcttttcttttttttaagattttatttatttgacagaatgagagagtacagcagggggagcagcagagagagagagtgaggaaagcaggcccccagctgagcagggagcctaatgcaggactcgatcccaggattctgggatcatgaccctagccaaaggcagacagatgcttaactgactgagactcAATTTTTGCCACTAATTCTAGAGACATTAGAGATTCTTGATCTCTAATGTTTGATTCCAAAAAAAAGGTCCTTAAGACATCACACTCCCTGGTGTAAATTCCATGGGCATGAAAAAGTGGTTTTGTTATTAAGAGTATTTAAGAGTCCCACCCCACCAGCTTTTTCCCTTGGCAGACAAGCTCAGAGGCTAGGTAAGGTCAAATTGTCTTCCTGGCCACAGATCTCTTTAGCTCAAGAGTCAAGACCAGAACCCAGTGCCTTctccaatatttttcaaaaagagtaTGAGattagaaacatacaacctcTGCTTTGGGATCTAAAATCCTAAGGTCTTCCTGGGAGTTTGGTGTTGAACTGAGCAGTTTTCCCTGGGGGCCAGGACGTTAATCAATCACAGGTTTGAAGGATGAGTCTTTTAAGGAAAGGACTTTGGTCCGTTGGTCCTTTTGGTCCACAGATGGAGCAGACAGTTGCTTGTCCAGCTGTCTGCCTGAGAAGATGATAAATGCTATTCAGTTGTTTGTGGTTTTCCTAAGGATCTGTTCCTTATATAACAGTAGCAACCAACAATTTATTGATGGgttcctctgtgccaggctctatcCTGAACACTTTTAGggttattaattcttccaatccatacaAAAGCCCCGTCTCCTTTTTcaaaataggaaaacattttccTATGCTGTAACTTAGCCAAGATTATACAGCCAGGAGGAAATTCCATCTCTGGGCATGTCCAAATAATACTGTTGTATCAGGCAAGTATTTTCTTGATCTCTTGCTTTATTGCTTAATCACACACATAGCATCTTTTTCATACAAGATGTTTAAATGTTCGAGTGGACAGACTTAATTCTCCTTTAcggtttttgctttttgtgtctGATGACAGCCTTCCCTATCTATCTGGAGTCACAATGATTGTCtgtaatttgtaaaatattacaattttgcttttcccagatttggcattttattttgtttggtgtttttctgttttaagattttatttattcatttatgagagacatagagagagggaggcagaggcataggcagagggagaagcaggctccatttgggaaccccgatgtgggactcgatcctaggacctcgggattataccctgagacaaaggcagatgctcaaccactgagccacccaggcattccttgtttggccttttaaaacattaaaagatttttatatatgctGTTGAATTCAGTCTGCTAATATTTCATGCACAATTTTTCCATCTATGTGATATAAGTGAGGTTGGCCTACCCATTCCGTCTAATGTCCTTATCCGATCTGGTTTCAAGATTACACTAACATCATGAGAGTTAATGATTTCAAAAACCCTTGAGTGTATTGTACTATGTggctctttccttctgctccccaccACTGATGTGCTGTGCACTGTGGTCATTTCCACTGTCTCACAGAGAGAATGTTCCCACACCAGGCTGTGCACTTGACCTGTCAGTCTTCGACTGCAGAGAGCATAAAGCAGccacagagcctgatgctgtAACTGGGCGGACAGTTGGTGAACATCTATCttttaaatgaataagtgaatccTGCACCCAGGCTAACTGAGATTTCCTCCTCTGCAGGAAAGGGACCTTGCTCTTCAACAACATCTTTTCCATAGTTCCCGCCATCTTAATGGGGTGCAGTGAGGTCGCCCGGTCGTTTGAGATGATCATTTTGTCCAGACTTTTGGTGGGAATATGTGCAGGTAAATGATACTACCCTGTGCTACCACTCTGTAATTTAGGATGATCGAGAACCtgagttgaaattttaaaacaattatttaatttaatttaaaataattatttaaaattttaaaacaattccaTCTTATCTCCTCTATTGGTATATTATTtctatgtcttattttatttttttctatatcttattttaaagatttttttagtgGTCAGCGTAggatttaaaatgtacatttacaaATGGTTAGAGTGTACTTTTCAATCAATAATAAACGGCTTCACACATTACATAAAAGAACTTGCAACCTTATATTTCCAATTCCTCCTTCCCAACCCTCATGTCATTCATATGACTTTAAGTTTAAGGTATCCTATGAATacacaaaatacttaaaaaaaaaaaaaaaaaaaaaaaaaaaaaggataatcaaTGAGGAGGGGCAGGCACCAGGGTCCAGACCATTCTGGGACCCCTGAAGGATGGAGATGGAGGctgctcctctgcctctgccctgaacCAGACTCTGGATCGGGGACTTAGTCTCAGGGGTGGCCAAGGGCAGAGCATCCCTGTGCCGCTTCTGGTGAAGAGAGCCGTTCTGTGAAAGTCAGAAATACAGAATTCTGTTCAGAAGCTCGCTTCCCGTCTGGTCctttatctttgtgttttctcAACTGCAGGAGGGACGGTGAGTGGGTGGTGACCCTTGATTAGTGAGCTGCATTTTCTTGTTCTAGGCAGAGTAGACTGTGTCGTGTGCTGTAGAGATAAGACTTGTCTTCTGCAACTTTCGTTTTGGTTATCTATACGGGTGTGAAAATCAGGTTGCAATATAAAACaggtttctgtttttttagtGGGTCTTGGTCAAAAAAAGCATGTTGACTAACAATCCAACATACGaatccttcttttatttttttttaaagattctatttatttattcatgagaaacacagagagagaggcagagacacaggcagagggagaagcaggctccatgcagggagcccgatgcagaactcgatcttgggtctccaggatcatgccacgggccgaaggcggcgctaaaccactgggccactggggctgcccccatgaATCCTTCTTAATGAGAGCAGCCTTTCAACTTTTATGGGGAATGTGATCACAACTTTTATGTGATGTTTGCGATGGGCTTTTCAGgggtttgttttcatttactcCTCCAAGGCAATGACTCACTGGGGTCTCTCGCTTCATAAGTCCCAGAGCTATTTTGCAAACCCTCCAAAGCTATCCTTGGAGGCCATCCTTTGGTGGTCATAGGAAGCTCCCCCATAATTGCTTCAGACTGAAGAGATGGGGTTAAATCTATGTGTGGGGCCTTTCCCCAACCTGACATTCTTTTGTAGACTGTACTTCCCAGGGCTGGTGGGAGTGAGCAGGACACCTACTttcggggccgtgtgcctgcctTCAGGGTGGGCATCCAGGGTGGGCGCCCCCAAAATGCTGCATCCTGGGTGCCTTGCCAGCAACCTTGCACCTGGTCCTGGCAGTGCCAGCAGCTCTCATCTTCTCCTTCAAGTATGGGAATGAGGATAAATGATTGAGCTGGCTGGAAGCCAGCAAGTCCCTCAGCTGGTGCTAGTGGACAATGGGGGAGATGGTGAGGAGGTAGTGTTAGGGGAAATGTTGAGGAACTGTGGAGTCcaggagaagaggaaaataagatcCCTGAAGAGAGAAGAGGTCCTGTCAAGGAAAGTGATAAGCCCCATGACAAGCTACTCTGGTACAGCTTTCCCTGAGAGCGCTGGATGGCCTGAGGCCTGAGCCCTGAGGGTGCCTGGCCCTGTTCCTGCCTCCTGCCACCCCTGCTGGAACTCAGCTAATGAAACAGGGCTGATTTCTGGCAGGTGTCAGCAGTGGGCAGGTGCAGGCAGGCCCTTTTCTGTTGACCATCCGGCACTTCAGAGTTGGTCCCAACAGGGAAATGTTAGACTCCAAAAGAGAACAAATCACAAAACTCCCAACCTTTACTCTTAAATAAGCATGACTTTGAAGTCAGCAGTTCTCAAACGTGTTGGCCTCAGGCCCTTCTTACACTCTTAAAATTATTGAGGGTTCCAAAGAGCTTCTTTCTCATGTGGGTTGTATTGGTCAATATTTGCCATTTAGAAATTGCAaccaacaaatattcatttaattgaCTTAAATGGCAACAGAAAGCCATTACACGTCTCTATGAGAAGAGTTGTGTatgccaaaacaacaacaaaacaacaaaaaacttagtgagaagagtggcattgctttacattttttgcaaatctctttaacgTCTGGCTTCATAGAAGACAGCTGGCTTCTCAGACCTGCTTCTGTGCCCTGCTGGTTGTGTAGACGCTGGAATGCTCCACTGTGTGCTCACGAGGACAAGAGTGAACAGGGCACTATCTAGGATGGTTGGAAAATAGTTTTGATCTCACAAGCCCCCTGAAAAGGTGTCAGGAGTTTCCTGGGTCCTCAGATCATGTTTGGATCTGAGGTCATAATGCATTTGTAGTTAATTCTTTCACATGGCTCTGGAAAAAGTCAGGAAGGTGTGTGAGCCAGCAGCATGCTACTCAGACTTCCTAAAAAGGAAGTGAACAGCTGCTCTGCCAAAGGGGGTATGGGACAACGGCAGTGCAGGGACAGACAGTGGGACTTGAGATGCTCAGTTCACCGGCTCACTGTTGGCCAAGTCGCGTGGCAAGAGCGCCAGGCACATTCACCGAAGGAATTTCAAATGTAAAAGCCACTTTCCCGGACTCTGTCCGAATGGGCCAGCTGGGATTGCCCAGTGGAGTCTCAGAATAGAGACTGCTTCGCACGAGCATGAAGAGGACCCATCTCTTCACAAACCTCTTGATGTTTGCTTCTTTGATTTTGTCCCTAATTAAGTGACTTGCTGCTGAGATGTGGGCTTCCCCACCCTGGGCTCTGAGTGGTGACCAAGGAGCCCACCCGTCAAgggcccctgcctcctcccagcccttTGGGCACTAGGCCGGCAAGGGTCTCCCCACAGCACACCCCACCAGACTTCTCAGAGCTGCTGCAAAGGCTGCCCCTCTTTGCTCCGACAACTGGGACGAGCCAATGTGAATGAACAGCAAGCCTCTTTTAAAACACTAAGCAGATATCCTTGGGCAGAATCGCAAGGCTTGAACACTTGGCTCTCAAAAGATTCCTTCCTGTATGGATGTCATCAAATACCCACCCGCTGCCAGCAGCTCCAATCTCCATGAGCCCTACACGGTTCCCCTTGGCCTCCCTGTGGCTGGAGCCTCCTCTTAGACCCTCATCCCTTGGAGACCCAGCCTGACTCGTGACTGGGTGTCCCATCCTTGGGGTACTAACAACCCAGCTGACCTCCATCCAAGATTCTCAGCCTCTTGTTGGGCTTTTGGGAGAATTAAATGGGATGATATATGTGAAAATACTTTAGAGCCTATAAAATTAAGTTCCACCTATTCTTTCTTGTTTCAGTAAGATGAGAaaacttaaaagtttaaataGTGGGGATTCCAGAAATCTGAGGTAGCAATTATTTTAcgatatatatttacatttgtcATGCTTACTAATAAATAGAGTTAGTGCTTCGGTGTCTATGTGGGCATCTGTGCATCAGTTTGTTACGTGATATACCTTCTCAGAAGGTGGAGCCGGTGGGCAGGGGTCCTTGGCCTCATCTGAACAGACTCTCCCAAGGAGCCAGAGAGGACAAGGTGCCAGACCACACCTGGGCTTTTCTTCCCTGACATGAAGCCAGGTAGGAGGGCAGCCCAGAGGTCAGGCCACCCATGTCCCCTGCCCCTGGTGACACGTGTTGAAAACCAAGGGTGCTTGTCTGTGAACTTCCTTGGTTCagactattttctcttttccccattgctTAAAGGATGAAGAATTAAAAGAGGTGTTTGCTTACTCTTGCCTCCTTGAGACAAAAGTTTCAGCCCAACTAATGTGATTACTGGATAAGAACAAGTGTGTTTGGAGATGCAGCTGATCTCTCTCAGACTAATGTTTCCTGATGGTGTTTTTACTTCCATCCCCTGACAGGTCTGTCTTCCAACGTTGTCCCCATGTACTTGGGGGAGCTGGCTCCTAAAAATCTGAGGGGGGCCCTCGGGGTGGTACCTCAGGTTTTCATCACTGTCGGCATTCTTGTGGCCCAGATCTTTGGTCTTCGGAACCTCCTTGCAAACAAAGAAGGTAAGCTCAGGATGGCTGCAGACCCCACGCTTCCCTCCTCGAGGGCCCAAGCCcagcatatagtaagtgctcagtaacaGGCAAAGGCAGTGATAgttgcagggtgcctgggtggctcagtgggttaggtgtctgccttcagctcgggtcatgatcccaggtcatgatcccagccctgcatggggctccctgctcagcgaggagtctgcttctctctctccctctgcctgatgctctcctacttgtgctctctctctttctctctctctctttctgtgtcaaataaataaataaaatccttaaaaaaaaagtcacaccaACCAAAATGTATAACATGCTTATTGGGGGCCAGGCACTATGTCTTTATCTTAATTCCATTCAACCCTCCAAATAACTCTATAAGGCAGATacttattatgcccattttacagatgtggaaccTGAAGCATAGAGAGATTGGATAACATGTCCGAAGTCTCATTAGGATGCACTTCAGGTGACTTGGGCCTAGGTCCATGTTAAACACTGATCCCCCTTTCAATGCCCCTCATAAGGAGCAGGGACCAGGGGTCACAGGGCTAACTTCCTGTCTCCCAGTGATGGCACGTAAATGATCAGCAGGATGCAGGGCAATGTGcagagccctggtgtcccatgAAGTGTTTGCCAGTGTACAGCTGGGAGCCAGGATTGTGGCGGGCGGGAGAGGAGGACAGGCATTCCTGACGGGCATGGGGGCAGAAGTGCAGAAAGTCTCTGTGTGTTCAGGGCACTACAAGTGTTGTGTGGACTGCATTTGTCCCTGCATCCTTTTTTGAGGCTATTTCCCTGTTGGGGCCCTTCCTCTGGACAGAACTTTGGCCTTATTCATCATTGAATCTCCAGCACAATTCCTGGCACGTAACAGATGCTCAAGaacaaggaaggagggaaggaagcccaGATGAGAGTAGCAGTGCAGGAGGCAGGCAGTCACGGTGCAGTGGTTGTGAAGAGATCTGACAATCTTCTTGAAAAGATTGCAACAGGGTGTCTGGATTTGGCAGTTTGGGGTCTCCAAGAGGAGTTTCCAtgtagggggtggggtgggggccagagtcaGATGGCAGTGGCCCAAATCGGAGATGAGTCCATATGTGTGGTGGGCTATACAGGGCAACTGAGTCAGAGTCTGGGATTAGCGGAGCCCTGGATtcaggaaaagggaagggaggaggttgGGAAAACGATGAGCCATCCAGCAGAGCAGTGGGCAGGGCAGAAGCTGAACCTACTGCACGGGATCATTTTCTTAGGGGGAAGGTTCAGGGGTTGAAATGGGACTTGAAAAAGATGatgtcggggtgcctgggtggctcagccagttgagcgtctgccttcagcacaggtcatgatcttggggtgtgggattgagccccacgttggtctCCCTAAtccgcggggagtctgctttgccctctccctctgccccttcccctgctggctctctctgctctcactctctcaaagaaataaaatcttaaaaagagagagagagaaaaagatgacgTCTAAATGTGGGTGTTCTTTGTTTACTCCTCTTCCATTTCAGGAGTGAGACTCGCTGGTTGTCACAAGGCTGTCACCTAAGTCTGAGCCTCAGTCTGTATAACAGGTGGTGAAGAGTCCCCAGGGCTCAGCATGCCTGGGTCTGGCTCTGAGCTTTGCCCCTGATCTTGGGCACGGGGCCTGTGGCCTCTGTGCCTGCATTTGTAGGCATGGGGTGGGGTTGGTCCTGGCACCTGCCTCACGACGTGGCTGTGATGGGGAAGTGAATTAACACACGGAGAGCCATTAGGACAGTGCCTGGTATGCAGATGTCCACCATCGTCACTGACTGCAAGCCCTAAGAGAAACGGGGGAGAGTCAAGGTGTTAAGAGCTCCTAGAAGGGGCCTGAACGACTCATTCACTCATTGGACCATTTTTATTGTGCAAAATAACATAAGAAAGGAGAAGCACATAAGACATAAATGGACATATCTTCACTCTGTCAGAGATCAAACACCGGTGCTCAGTCTGGACACAGATCTGGAACTAGAACCAGGCCAGTCCCCTAgaagcttgcttgcttgcttgctttttaaaaaatattttatttatttatttgacaaagagttAGTGAGAGattgagcacaagcaaggggaagggcagaggcaaagggagaggcaggctccccccgAGCAAggagccccaacatggggcttgatcccaggaccctaaaatcaggaccaaaggcagacacttcaccgacttgGCCTCCCAGACACCTCACCCCACTGGAAGCTTTCTGCATGCCCCTCAACCATGGCCTTCCCACCCCCACGGGGAGCCAACTGTGCTGACGTTTACCATCTCATCCTTGCATCTCCCTATAGTTTTTTGTCACCTTTTGCAAAGATCAAGCTAATTTTCCATTCCTGGACTTCATCcagttttggaccattgtgtggACCACTGCCCCCACCACCAAGTTTGGCTTCTGTGGAGGTTTTCAGCACAGTGTAGAGTTCTGTTCTGTGAATACACCGTGTTTCGTGCATCCATTCTACCATCACGGACATTTGCATTGTTTGTGGTTTTCATTCTGATGGTCAGTGCTGCTCAGGCCATTCTAGTTCAGATGTCCTGGTGGCCCCAGCAGAGTCCTGAGTGGCATGCTGCATCAGAGCATGGGAGGGCATCCAGTGTCACCAGCTCTGTGTCCAACCCTTAAGGAAACCAGTCCAGGTCTCGGGACAGAGTGGCACCTGGGAGAGCAGGTGCTGGGGGCGCAGAGGGCAGGTGACCTGGCTGGAGCCGGCTCTCACGTGGACACCGGCACTCCTGCAGGCTGGCCGATCCTCCTCGGGCTGACTGGCATCCCGGCGGCTCTGCAGCTCCTCTTCTTGCCCTTCTTCCCCGAGAGCCCCCGGTACCTGCTGATCCAGAAGAAGGATGAAGAAGCTGCCAGAAATGGTGAGACTTTACTGTGTGGGGCAGAAtgggcaggggacagaggccgCAGCGTCTTGGCTGTGGGAAGTTGGGGCACCCTGAGCCGACGCCCTGCTCCCTGCCGTTAGCGCTGAAGAGGCTGCGAGGCTGGGACAACGTGGACTGGGAGATGGAGGAGATCCAGCAGGAGGACGAGGCCGAGAAGGCGGCAGGCTTCATCTCCGTGCTGAAGCTGTTCAGCATGAGGTCCCTGCGGTGGCAGGTCATCTCCATCATCATCCTCATGGGCGGCCAGCAGCTGTCGGGAGTGAACGCGGtatgggggctgggctggggggctggggggctcgggggccaGGGGGCGGTGTCATCAGGGGGGTGGCGGCATCACAGGCATTGCCCTGAGGGCCCCACCAGCCTCTGGGTACCTTCCAGATCTACTACTATGCAGACCAGATCTACCTGAGTGCCGGGGTGAACGATCATGATGTCCAGTATGTGACAGTGGGCACCGGGGCTGTCAACGTGCTGATGACCATCTGTGCCGTGAGTCTGCGACAGCCACCACGGATGGAGGACATCTTGCGGGGGGAGGGTCCTAGCCA
This region includes:
- the LOC140630131 gene encoding solute carrier family 2, facilitated glucose transporter member 5 isoform X1, giving the protein MEQQDPTKKEGRLTLVLSLATLIAAFGSSFQYGYNVAAVNSPAELMKAFYNETYFERNNNYINEFSLTLLWSVSVSMFPFGGFIGSLMVGPLVNKLGRKGTLLFNNIFSIVPAILMGCSEVARSFEMIILSRLLVGICAGLSSNVVPMYLGELAPKNLRGALGVVPQVFITVGILVAQIFGLRNLLANKEGWPILLGLTGIPAALQLLFLPFFPESPRYLLIQKKDEEAARNALKRLRGWDNVDWEMEEIQQEDEAEKAAGFISVLKLFSMRSLRWQVISIIILMGGQQLSGVNAIYYYADQIYLSAGVNDHDVQYVTVGTGAVNVLMTICAAFVVELLGRRFLLLLGFSVCFTACCVLTVALALQDTISWMPYVSIACVICYVVGHALGPSPIPALLITEIFLQSSRPSAFMVGGSVHWLSNFTVGLIFPFIQVGLGAYSFIIFAVICLLTTIYIFLVVPETKAKTFMEINQIFTKMNKVSEVHPEKEELKDFPLSTLGQ
- the LOC140630131 gene encoding solute carrier family 2, facilitated glucose transporter member 5 isoform X2 translates to MEQQDPTKKEGRLTLVLSLATLIAAFGSSFQYGYNVAAVNSPAELMKAFYNETYFERNNNYINEFSLTLLWSVSVSMFPFGGFIGSLMVGPLVNKLGRKGTLLFNNIFSIVPAILMGCSEVARSFEMIILSRLLVGICAGLSSNVVPMYLGELAPKNLRGALGVVPQVFITVGILVAQIFGLRNLLANKEGWPILLGLTGIPAALQLLFLPFFPESPRYLLIQKKDEEAARNALKRLRGWDNVDWEMEEIQQEDEAEKAAGFISVLKLFSMRSLRWQVISIIILMGGQQLSGVNAAFVVELLGRRFLLLLGFSVCFTACCVLTVALALQDTISWMPYVSIACVICYVVGHALGPSPIPALLITEIFLQSSRPSAFMVGGSVHWLSNFTVGLIFPFIQVGLGAYSFIIFAVICLLTTIYIFLVVPETKAKTFMEINQIFTKMNKVSEVHPEKEELKDFPLSTLGQ